From the genome of Chryseobacterium sp. 7:
AATAGGATAATTTGTATTTGATAAAAAAATAAACTCAATTCTTTTTTCAGTATTTCCATCATTTTCTTCATATTCCAGGCGGTTGCTGATAATAATGCATTGATTTGTGGCCCCATTTCTCCCATGAAATAATTTTGAGCCAGCCTAAAATCCGTCTTTAAGTGTCCGATGATAGGTTCGATCGCTGCTCTAGTTCTGAATTTCTTGCGTTTTATTTGTTTTTGATAAGCGGTGTCTGTTTTTCTTGGAGTGCTTGGAATAGAGATTTTTACGCCTTTGATCTCCGATTTTCCTCTGCCACCTCGATCGTAAACGAGTTCTTTTGGAAGTTGCTGACCACTGTTTTCCATTTGCTCCAGAAGCGGCTCAATGGTGTGACCATCGTATGGTGTTTGTAAAAATGCCTTAATCCCAAGAATGATTTTTTTGCCTTTGCCCGAGGTCGTTATCAAGCCCACCTTATTTCCAAATTCATACTGTTTATGAGCTTTTCCTTTCGCAATACATCGGGTAAATGGTTTGTGAATGCTGTAAATTTTATCGGTATCGTTTCTTTTTTGAGTAACCGCTTTGGCGTAAAGTGTCAGTGTATTTTTGTAAAACTCTTTCTGTTCTGCCGTAAAATTGCGTTCCAGTTCTCGTATCAGCCTCATGGCGATGGTTTTTAATTGTCTTTGTGACTTTCTTGCCATTTTAGCTCGCTTAGGATGTTTGCCGTTGTAGGTGTTGCGAACCAGTCGTTTGCTGACTTTCGTGTAGCGCTGTCTCTGCTTTAGGCCTTCTTTTTCGGCTATTTTGTTGCAATAATCAATTACTTTTTTACACAATTTCGCATCCGTAGGAAAAGTAGTGTTATTCTCTTGAACCGTGGTATCTGACAAAACAAAATGTGAAGTATTGACCTTTGCATCATGCATCCTTACACTGTAGGCAAAGATTTTTTCAATACCGTTTTCGCCAATTCTTTTTCGGAAATGCACAAAATTACTTGGGTCACACGGGAATTCATGTTCAAAGAAAACTCTTCCGCAAAAATACTGCATGTAAGGATTCATAATCCACGCTGAGGCAAGGGTTTCATCGCCCAAATTGTACAGGTGCTTCAAAAGAAGGCAGCCCACCATAAACCGAATCGGATGACTTGGATTGCCTACTTTAGAATACAATGGAGAAAATTCTTTCTCGAAATAATTCCAATCAATTTTTTCTGAAAGCAATACAAGTTCGTGCTTCTCATCAATAAAATCCACCAACATCGGGCGAAATAATTCTGGCAGTTTTTCTGGATTTTTTCCCAACATATTTGCAAGGTTTTAAAGCTCTAAAATACAAAAACCTGCAAGAAAAAACAAATGAATCAATATTTAGAATACTAATATCCAATGTTTTAAATGTATTTTAAGGAGTGACTAAATATTTTTTTAAATTATGTTCATATTTGTATCTCATCTGCTCAATAATATTGAGCAAATTATTTTGCAAAATTACATCTTTTTTTTGCGTTAAATTCAAAATAACTTAGAATTTAATGCTACCTGGACAAATTGATCAGGTAGAAATTTATTTTTATACTTTTTGCCTTCTAAAAATCCTATACTTACAAAAACAAATCCTTCCACTTGCTGATGGTGGTTCTGCTTATTTTAAAATGACGAGACATTTCAGTATTGGTTAGTTTATGCTCTTTCTGGTACATTAAAAGTTTTAATATAGAATTTTTTGTATAACAGCGGTGCATTTGATTGAAACGTTCTGTTTCTGTATCTGGGGACCCAAAAATCAGAGTATTAAGTTTGATCACATCAAGATCAGTGATTCTTTTTTTTAGTAAAGACTCACATTCTTTTCTTTTGTGAGGATATTTTTTTTCAAGGATATCATTATAAATATTTTTATAATCAGGACGCATTGTGTTTTTTGTTTTTTAAAAAGGGGTTGTTTTATTATATTTTTCTATCCATTTATACAATGTGGTTTTGGGAATCTTATATTTTTCGATCACCATCATCCGTGTCATCTCTCCAGAATTGATCATTTCCAGGATAAAATCAATTACCTCTCGAGTATAAATATTTTTACGGAAAACAGGAAGTTTAGATTTCTTTTTTCCTGAAGAGCGGTAATTACGTTTCTCTTCAGGAGCATATAAAATTAAATGCTGAGAATAAATCCTGAAAAAATCATATTCAAGTAGTTTACTCCATCGTAATAAAACTTCAGTATCAAGACTTTTAGAGTCGTACATCTTTTGGATCTCTTCAAAGGTAGTATCCATAAATTTACAAATACGTGATATATCTATATCACTCTCTTTCACTTTCTGAATGAGCAACTGTCCTATATGGATATTTTTATAAAAGCTCATAATATCTATTTATGTTATGTTATTTAGTTCATATCTCTTTACAACATATAATGATCTTATAACAAAATCATTTATTTTTTTGTATAAAATTCTTGGAAATGCCACTTTTAGGTACAATTAAAACAGCACTTAATGACTCTATAGGTCTATTGATTAATTATCAAATGCCAAGCCTGTGTAACCCTAACTTGGGGGAAATAGTATTTACAAAGGTCTTGACGACACTAATGACGGATTGGAAAGAATGCTTAAATAGTAAGATAATATCCTTACGTTATCTTAAATAACTTATTTTTCTGAAAATAAGTTATTGGGATAATAGGTCTTATCATAACCTCTTGAAAGCCTCACTATAAATTATTTTATCATTATCCGATGTCTTCTCTTACAAAATTAGCATTTATAAAAAAATAATTCCAATTTTTTCCCTGTTTAAAGTAAATTAGTCCAACTAGAGATTTGTTGAAAAATAAAATAGATGTTTTTTCCAACTGGTGATTAATTGAATTCCATCTACAAATAATAATTGGGTCAATTTTTCGCTGATATAACCTTTATCTCCGAGCAACTTCCCAAAAATAGACTGTAAAAAAGATTCATTTTTCAACGGTTCTCTATCATCAACATTTGCCTGTGTTACACAAAAACTTAAAAGTTCACCTTTGTCATTGATGATGATATGAAGTTTGAAACCATGAAACCAACCCATGGTAGATTTTCCTGTGGTAGCAATATCTTTGAACACTTTGTTCCGTTTTATCCTTTTATTTTTACAAACTCTTATTGGTGTGCTGTCTACAAAAGATATTCCTGTGCAAGTTCCTAAACAACAGGTTTTTGCAAATAGCGTCATAGGCATCAATGCAGACTGCATTAATTCTACAAAGCGATTATAGGAAACAGTTTGGGGGAAATCTTGTGTCATATGTTTTTGCACATAATAAATATAAAAATGTTTAAAAGTCCTAAAACCACTCAGATGAAAAAGCAGCGTAATTGTGATGACTTCAGAAGTGCTCATTCTGGGTTTCTTTTTTGGTTTGTTTCCAAGGAGGAAAGGTTCTGAAAATTTTTCAAAATCTTCACAAAACTCATCAACAATACAAAAAATATCCGTAATTTTATCAAAACAAATCATAAGGCAAATTTTAGTTAAATCATTATCTATCATCAACTTAAAGATACTAATTTTTGCCTTTTATTGCAAGTTTTTTATTCTAAATTTACAATCGAACTCAGGTTATAAGTAAATTAAACATTTGTGATCTTTTTTTTGTTTCATGTGAATGCTTCTTTATTTACCTCCAAAAAGGTGAAAATTTCCAACATAATAGTAGAGTCTACCCTTCTAATTAAATTGCTATAAAAATCACTTAATTAATTACAGGTCTTTAATATAAAGAGATAAAAAATATTAATCAATAGTTAGATATTTTTGTTCCAAAAAATTAACATAAGTTTCTTCTTCATAAACCTCAAAATCATTATTTACAAAAATAGAGTGATTATTTATTGGAATTAAACTCAGATCAGGTAGAACAACATTGTATTTTAAATCTACAAAATGACCACAAATACCTTTATCATTGATTTTCGTTAATTTTTCTTTTAAAAATTTGTCTCCTCGATTCATATTGTTAGGCAAATTGCGTAAATATCTTCTTAAGAAAGAAATTTCCCATTCTTCTGTAACTGATTCTATAGCAGATATTTTAAGGTCTTTTATTTCTGAGTCTTTCGCTTTAAGTAATTTATTAAGATATAATTCTACTATATCAGCTATTTTCGCCTTGGATCTTTCTTCTTGGTGCCTGGATGAAAATAATAATAAATATGGGGCTGACAGCAATATTTTATTTTTACTCATTTGTTAATTTTTCGCAAAACAAAGAATAAAATTATATATCATGCAATATATATATTGTAATTTATAAAAATTAATTCAATTATACAAATGCTTACTTAGTCATATTTTAAAATTAATATAACTATATAGTCACTCCTTAAAATACATTTAAAACATTGGATATTAGTATTCTAAATATTGATTCATTTGTTTTTT
Proteins encoded in this window:
- a CDS encoding IS5 family transposase, with translation MLGKNPEKLPELFRPMLVDFIDEKHELVLLSEKIDWNYFEKEFSPLYSKVGNPSHPIRFMVGCLLLKHLYNLGDETLASAWIMNPYMQYFCGRVFFEHEFPCDPSNFVHFRKRIGENGIEKIFAYSVRMHDAKVNTSHFVLSDTTVQENNTTFPTDAKLCKKVIDYCNKIAEKEGLKQRQRYTKVSKRLVRNTYNGKHPKRAKMARKSQRQLKTIAMRLIRELERNFTAEQKEFYKNTLTLYAKAVTQKRNDTDKIYSIHKPFTRCIAKGKAHKQYEFGNKVGLITTSGKGKKIILGIKAFLQTPYDGHTIEPLLEQMENSGQQLPKELVYDRGGRGKSEIKGVKISIPSTPRKTDTAYQKQIKRKKFRTRAAIEPIIGHLKTDFRLAQNYFMGEMGPQINALLSATAWNMKKMMEILKKELSLFFYQIQIILFSNSMFKNKLENSIS
- a CDS encoding IS982 family transposase; protein product: MIDNDLTKICLMICFDKITDIFCIVDEFCEDFEKFSEPFLLGNKPKKKPRMSTSEVITITLLFHLSGFRTFKHFYIYYVQKHMTQDFPQTVSYNRFVELMQSALMPMTLFAKTCCLGTCTGISFVDSTPIRVCKNKRIKRNKVFKDIATTGKSTMGWFHGFKLHIIINDKGELLSFCVTQANVDDREPLKNESFLQSIFGKLLGDKGYISEKLTQLLFVDGIQLITSWKKHLFYFSTNL